The window CCGGGGGCCCGTGACGGCCGGAGAGGTCAGCGGTGCCGCATGTCCGGTCCGTCGGCCGCACGTGAGGGCGGAACCGTCCGAGGAGGGGGAGTAGTGCTGGGTCCGGCGCGCCCCCTCGGGTACGCGCTCGGTCTCCTCGTGGGTCGCCGAACCGGTGGCAGTGGCAACAGCCGTCTTCCGGGTTCGGTCGCCGTCGGTGGCCTGGGCCGTGGCGACGGCTGCCCCCGTGAGGGCGCCGGTCACAGCGAAGGCCGCCGCCGGTTCCGCCTCGCCCGCGGTGTTTCCGGCGGGCACCGGCATACGCGCGGAGAGTCTCCGGCACCTCCCGGACGCCGGGCGTGCGGCGCCGGGGCAGCGGGTCAGGGACGAGGAGCGGGGACCCGGACTGCGGCCGCGACCGTGCGGACCGCGCGGTCGACGGTGGCCTCTGTGGCCTCGGTGGAGGGCTGCTCGGAATCGTGGACGAAGGCAGTGGCGCCGCGGCGGCTGCCGACGTAGTCGACGAGGCCGTGCGTGAGTTGCGTGCGCAGCGCCGTCCCGTAGCCGTGCCGCTCGTACGCGCCGGCGTCGGCACCGGCTACCGGCAGCAGGTGCGTCGTGAGCCGCTGGAGCTTGGGCTGCACCCCTGCCGGGGCGGAGTACTCGAAGGCCCAGCCGCTCACGAAGACCCGGTCGATCCACCCCTTCAGCAGGGCCGGCACCGACCACCAGTACACCGGGAAGACCAGAACGAGGTCGGTCGCCCGGTCCAGGCGCTGCTGTTCGCGAAGCACGTCGGGCGGGTGGCCGCCGCCCTCGTGGTAGGCGCGACGGTCCGCCGGGGTGAACCGGGGGTCGAACCCCTCCCGGTGCAGATCCGCGACCTCGACCGCCCCGGGGCGCAGGGCAGCGCCGAGGCGTTGCGAGACGTGGTGGGTGAGAGAGCCAGGATCAGGGTGCGCGATGACCACGAGGGTGCGCGGCATGTCGTCGGTGCTCATGACGGTACGTCCTTGGGTGGGGCCGGTGCCGGGAATGAGAGGTCCACGCAGGCCGCAGGCGCAGGCGTGCCGTGTGCGGTGCCCGGCGGGAGAGGGCGGGGGCGGCGCGTCACAGCGGGTCCCAGACGCCGGCCGCGGCCGCGCGGACGACGTACTCCTCGAAGGCGCGCGGCGCGCGCCCCAGCACGGTGGTGAGGTCGCCGGTCGTCCCCGCGACCGAACCGCCCGCCAGCAACGCGAACATCTCGGCGACCTCGTCGGCCTCGTGCGGACCCACGCCTTGCCCGACGAGCGCCGCTACGTA is drawn from Streptomyces diastaticus subsp. diastaticus and contains these coding sequences:
- a CDS encoding NAD(P)H-dependent oxidoreductase; amino-acid sequence: MSTDDMPRTLVVIAHPDPGSLTHHVSQRLGAALRPGAVEVADLHREGFDPRFTPADRRAYHEGGGHPPDVLREQQRLDRATDLVLVFPVYWWSVPALLKGWIDRVFVSGWAFEYSAPAGVQPKLQRLTTHLLPVAGADAGAYERHGYGTALRTQLTHGLVDYVGSRRGATAFVHDSEQPSTEATEATVDRAVRTVAAAVRVPAPRP